The window CAGAACATCGCGCGTGTCGCAGCCGGCAAAGCAGTGGAACAGGATCGCCCGCTCGCCCAGGCGTACCGACAGGCTGGGACCATGATCGTTATGTGCCGGGCACCGGCATTCGCCGCGCGTACCGCGCCAGATCCCACCCAGGGCTTCGACAATGGCTTTGGCGCGATGGGGAGCAGCTATGGGCATCGACTAATCCTCGGAAGTGGTGGAGCGCCGCTGCTGATTGCGCCCTCCCCTCCCCGATATTTCACCCCGGCATGCCTTTGGGTGCCAGGATCCCGAATTCCTCGACGATGCGATCGGTTGTGTAGTGCGTCGCGCCGTCGCGTTCATAGGAGTTGTCCTTGAGCCGTCCGGCTATGCGCACGAGATCCCCGACTTGAGCCCGGTCGGCGATATGTTTTCGCTGGCCTTCGCTGAAGACGCTCACGCGGTTCCAGTGGCTGTCTTCCTGCCATTCGTTATCGTCACCCTTGCGGCGATAATTCGCGCAGACCGACAGCAG is drawn from Sphingobium cloacae and contains these coding sequences:
- a CDS encoding single-stranded DNA-binding protein: MINFAKFEIIGRIGEIDARPKVTLLSVCANYRRKGDDNEWQEDSHWNRVSVFSEGQRKHIADRAQVGDLVRIAGRLKDNSYERDGATHYTTDRIVEEFGILAPKGMPG